The proteins below are encoded in one region of Methylobacillus flagellatus KT:
- a CDS encoding ABC transporter permease, which produces MKRVLSNPLALAGFIIITSIFLLALFAPLIAPYDPEAIDVKAILLSPSSAHWMGTDALGRDVFSRMLFGARISLLVGLVAVGIATFIGIILGAIAGYYRGWVDVVIMRAVDVMLSIPTFFLILAVIAFLTPSIWNIMIIIGLTSWMGVTRLVRAEFLSLRNREFVMAAETLGANDNRLIFKHLLPNSMTPVIVSSVLGVASAVLIESGLSFLGLGVQAPQASWGNILTDGKEYIQFAWWLSLFPGLAILITVLGYNLFGEGLRDAYDPRSSQSH; this is translated from the coding sequence ATGAAGCGTGTGCTATCCAACCCGTTAGCCCTTGCAGGCTTCATCATCATTACCAGTATTTTCCTGCTGGCGTTGTTTGCACCCTTGATCGCGCCCTACGACCCGGAGGCCATTGACGTCAAGGCGATCCTGCTCAGCCCTTCTTCCGCTCACTGGATGGGAACCGATGCCCTGGGCCGTGATGTATTCTCGCGTATGCTGTTCGGCGCGCGCATTTCCCTGCTGGTAGGATTGGTTGCCGTTGGCATTGCCACATTTATCGGCATCATCCTTGGCGCCATCGCAGGCTATTATCGCGGCTGGGTGGACGTGGTCATCATGCGGGCGGTCGATGTCATGCTGTCGATCCCGACTTTTTTCCTGATTCTGGCCGTCATTGCATTCCTGACGCCATCCATCTGGAACATCATGATTATCATCGGGCTGACTTCTTGGATGGGTGTTACCCGTCTCGTGAGGGCCGAATTTCTCAGCCTGCGCAACCGCGAATTCGTCATGGCGGCGGAAACCCTTGGCGCCAACGACAATCGCTTGATCTTCAAACACTTACTGCCTAACAGCATGACGCCGGTGATTGTTAGTTCAGTACTCGGCGTGGCCAGTGCAGTGTTGATTGAATCAGGCTTGAGCTTCCTGGGATTAGGCGTACAGGCCCCACAAGCATCATGGGGTAACATTCTCACCGACGGCAAGGAGTATATTCAATTTGCCTGGTGGCTATCCCTATTCCCTGGTCTGGCGATTCTGATCACAGTATTAGGATACAACCTGTTTGGCGAGGGTTTGCGCGATGCTTATGATCCACGCTCCTCGCAGTCACACTGA
- a CDS encoding ABC transporter permease yields MLKYLLKRLFWMVPLLIGISLVSFLIIHLAPGDITMTEAGFDPKASEESRQKLRELYNLDKPVIVQYGLWLQRMAKLDFGTSFASHQRPVFWQTKDKNGNVTPGMIQEALPITLLINVLSLGLIILVALPLGVISALTQNRLPDRAITLFVFVGFAVPGFWLALLLMYWTGVVHDWLPISGLHSQDAEHMHWLAYTWDALKHLVLPVFISALSGLAGISLFVRNGMLDVLHQDYITTARAKGLPEHTVVYGHALRNALLPLITILGLSIPGLIGGSVIAESIFAIPGMGKLFYDAVLMRDFPVIMGILTIGSALTLLGNLMADLAYAWADPRVRRGVMQ; encoded by the coding sequence TGGATGGTGCCGTTGCTGATCGGCATCAGCCTGGTTTCCTTCCTGATTATTCATCTCGCCCCGGGCGACATCACCATGACCGAAGCCGGGTTCGACCCCAAGGCAAGCGAAGAGTCACGCCAGAAGCTGCGTGAATTATATAACCTCGACAAACCTGTGATCGTGCAGTATGGCTTGTGGCTGCAGCGCATGGCCAAACTGGATTTCGGCACTTCATTTGCTTCTCACCAGCGCCCCGTGTTCTGGCAAACCAAGGACAAGAATGGCAATGTCACACCGGGCATGATCCAGGAGGCGCTGCCAATTACCCTGCTCATCAATGTCCTGAGCCTGGGTTTAATCATTCTCGTTGCGCTACCGCTGGGCGTCATCTCCGCCCTGACGCAGAACCGGCTGCCGGACCGGGCCATTACCTTGTTTGTATTTGTTGGTTTCGCCGTCCCCGGCTTCTGGCTAGCATTGTTACTGATGTACTGGACCGGCGTCGTTCATGACTGGTTGCCTATTTCAGGCCTGCATAGCCAGGATGCGGAGCACATGCACTGGCTTGCGTATACCTGGGATGCTTTAAAGCATCTCGTGCTACCAGTCTTTATCTCGGCACTGAGCGGGCTGGCTGGCATTTCCTTGTTCGTGCGCAATGGGATGTTGGACGTATTGCACCAGGACTACATCACGACTGCCCGCGCCAAAGGGCTGCCTGAGCATACCGTCGTGTATGGCCATGCCTTACGCAACGCATTATTGCCGCTGATCACGATTCTCGGTCTTTCCATCCCCGGGCTGATTGGCGGCTCGGTGATTGCGGAGTCCATCTTTGCCATCCCTGGCATGGGAAAGTTATTCTATGACGCTGTTCTGATGCGGGACTTCCCTGTCATCATGGGCATCTTGACCATAGGCTCAGCCCTGACACTGCTTGGCAACCTCATGGCCGACCTTGCCTACGCCTGGGCCGACCCTCGAGTACGCCGTGGAGTCATGCAATGA